In one window of Lacticaseibacillus casei DSM 20011 = JCM 1134 = ATCC 393 DNA:
- a CDS encoding aldo/keto reductase, which produces MHYTLNDGNVLPAVGFGTYKLNGTNGVRAMVGALYLGYRLLDAAFNYENEGAVGEAVRQSGIPRSQLIVASKLPGRHHRYQEAIDTIEESLYRAGLDYYDLYLIHWPNPKEGLYVEAWQALIQAQRFGLIRSIGVSNFLPGHIDRLIKETGVTPAVNQVELHPYFNQQTQREYDDAHNIQTVAWSPLGRGAVLKEPVIKQIAAEHGKNVGQVILRWDLQHRVLPIPKSAHLSRQRTNLDIFDFSLTKEEMTAIDQLSKPDGRLRDQDPAVYQEF; this is translated from the coding sequence ATGCACTATACGTTAAACGACGGCAACGTCTTGCCGGCAGTCGGGTTTGGGACATATAAATTAAATGGCACGAACGGCGTCAGAGCCATGGTCGGTGCCCTTTACTTAGGGTATCGCCTGCTCGATGCAGCGTTTAATTATGAAAACGAAGGTGCTGTGGGCGAAGCGGTTCGCCAAAGTGGCATTCCCCGCAGCCAATTGATCGTTGCATCTAAGTTACCCGGCCGTCATCACCGTTATCAGGAAGCCATTGACACCATCGAAGAAAGTCTATACCGCGCTGGTCTGGATTATTACGACCTTTATTTGATCCATTGGCCTAATCCGAAAGAAGGACTTTACGTTGAAGCGTGGCAGGCGCTGATTCAGGCACAACGGTTCGGCTTAATTCGCTCAATTGGTGTTTCCAACTTCTTGCCGGGGCACATTGATCGGTTGATTAAAGAAACCGGCGTCACGCCAGCGGTTAATCAAGTGGAGCTACATCCTTACTTTAACCAGCAAACCCAACGTGAGTATGATGACGCCCATAACATTCAAACAGTTGCCTGGAGTCCCTTAGGTCGCGGTGCCGTTTTAAAAGAACCTGTCATCAAGCAAATTGCTGCGGAACATGGTAAAAATGTCGGGCAGGTTATCCTGCGCTGGGATCTCCAACACCGTGTCTTGCCAATTCCAAAATCGGCTCATCTTTCCCGGCAGCGCACTAATCTTGATATTTTTGATTTTAGCCTGACAAAGGAAGAAATGACAGCCATTGATCAGTTGAGCAAGCCTGATGGCCGCTTAAGGGATCAGGATCCGGCTGTTTATCAGGAGTTTTAA